Proteins from one Paenibacillus sp. J23TS9 genomic window:
- a CDS encoding DUF2015 domain-containing protein has protein sequence MKKIILALSIAVSVIAILYGILSTYNYRNTIALNQQMKGFFYASYMKNMKEFKDEVDKGIKTGAFDEESIVELNSIRTGIDDYFAAYQTSVFPLKEDKSEAFQKVRDVYLRFNSEDPRVITSKNLPELKKSYNKMFDIIDEAINQKKY, from the coding sequence ATGAAAAAGATAATTCTTGCGCTAAGTATTGCAGTTTCTGTTATAGCAATTTTATATGGCATATTATCAACATATAACTACCGAAATACAATCGCTTTAAATCAGCAGATGAAGGGTTTTTTTTATGCCTCATATATGAAAAATATGAAGGAGTTTAAAGATGAGGTGGATAAAGGGATTAAAACTGGAGCCTTTGATGAAGAAAGTATTGTTGAGCTGAATTCAATTAGAACGGGAATTGATGATTATTTCGCCGCTTACCAAACGTCTGTATTCCCATTAAAAGAGGACAAATCGGAGGCTTTCCAAAAGGTAAGAGATGTTTACCTTCGTTTTAATAGTGAAGATCCTAGGGTAATTACGAGTAAGAATTTACCCGAATTAAAAAAATCCTACAATAAGATGTTCGACATTATTGACGAAGCTATCAACCAGAAGAAATATTAA
- a CDS encoding DinB family protein: MSNKAALSYDQIAEEILKYKEFDEQRLLEPISEGKRSVKEIIGHLYYWDKFILGNHVPYMNEGANLNAFPNHDLHNREAIEYISVFTTTGSLIDEFVLNRRLLIEAISGIDSNAKFTIGSGKRQFTVDKYLKIFIDHDIHHLKQMNERLS; encoded by the coding sequence ATGAGTAATAAAGCAGCTTTAAGCTATGATCAGATAGCAGAAGAAATACTAAAGTATAAAGAATTCGATGAACAACGCCTTCTTGAGCCAATAAGTGAAGGTAAGAGGTCAGTCAAGGAAATCATAGGACATCTATATTATTGGGATAAGTTCATTTTAGGGAATCATGTCCCATATATGAATGAGGGTGCAAACTTGAACGCTTTCCCTAATCATGACTTACATAATAGAGAAGCCATCGAATACATAAGTGTTTTTACAACAACAGGTTCTTTAATAGATGAGTTTGTCCTGAATAGAAGACTACTAATTGAAGCGATATCTGGAATCGACAGTAATGCTAAGTTCACAATTGGTTCTGGAAAACGTCAATTTACAGTGGATAAATACTTGAAGATATTCATTGACCACGATATCCATCACCTTAAACAAATGAATGAACGACTAAGCTAA